One window of Klebsiella quasivariicola genomic DNA carries:
- the lysC gene encoding lysine-sensitive aspartokinase 3 — MTDLVVAKFGGTSVADFDAMNRSIDVALLDANTRIVVLSASAGVTNILVALAGGLEPTERFSQLDALRQIQFNILERLRYPNVIREEIERLLENITTLAEAAALASSTALTDELVSHGELMSTLLFVEILRERGIQAQWFDARKVLRTNDRFGRAEPDIAAVAELTQQQLAPRLAEGLVVTQGFIGSEAKGRTTTLGRGGSDYTAALLGEALHATRVDIWTDVPGIYTTDPRVAPAAKRIDVIAFEEAAEMATFGAKVLHPATLLPAVRSDIPVFVGSSKEPKAGGTLVCKTTENPPLFRALALRRRQTLLTLHSLNMLHSRGFLAEVFGILARHNISVDLITTSEVSVALTMDTTGSTSAGDTLLTQALLTELSSLCRVEVEEDLALVALIGNELSKACGVGKEVFGVLEPFNIRMICYGASSHNLCFLVPGADAEKVVQKLHHNLFE; from the coding sequence ATGACAGATCTAGTCGTCGCCAAATTTGGCGGCACCAGCGTTGCTGATTTTGACGCGATGAACCGCAGCATTGATGTGGCGCTGCTCGATGCCAATACCCGTATTGTTGTGCTCTCCGCCTCTGCCGGCGTGACCAACATTCTGGTGGCCTTAGCGGGCGGGCTGGAACCCACCGAACGTTTTTCCCAGCTGGATGCCCTGCGCCAGATCCAGTTCAATATTCTGGAGCGTTTGCGCTATCCCAACGTGATCCGCGAAGAGATTGAGCGCCTGCTGGAAAATATCACCACGCTGGCAGAAGCCGCCGCGCTCGCCTCCTCCACCGCCCTGACCGACGAACTGGTCAGCCATGGCGAACTGATGTCCACCCTGCTGTTTGTGGAAATTCTGCGTGAGCGCGGTATCCAGGCGCAGTGGTTTGACGCCCGTAAGGTGCTGCGTACCAACGATCGTTTTGGCCGCGCCGAACCGGATATCGCCGCCGTCGCCGAACTGACCCAGCAGCAGCTGGCGCCACGCCTGGCGGAAGGCCTGGTGGTAACCCAGGGCTTTATCGGCAGCGAAGCGAAAGGCCGCACCACCACTCTCGGCCGCGGCGGCAGCGATTATACCGCCGCTCTGCTCGGCGAAGCGCTGCATGCCACCCGTGTCGATATCTGGACCGATGTCCCGGGGATCTATACGACCGACCCGCGCGTCGCGCCAGCGGCGAAACGCATCGACGTCATCGCCTTTGAAGAGGCGGCGGAAATGGCCACCTTTGGCGCCAAAGTGCTGCACCCGGCGACCCTGCTGCCTGCCGTGCGCAGCGATATCCCGGTGTTTGTCGGCTCCAGTAAAGAGCCTAAAGCGGGCGGTACGCTGGTATGTAAAACCACCGAGAACCCGCCGCTGTTCCGCGCGCTGGCGCTGCGTCGCCGCCAGACGTTACTGACGCTGCACAGCCTGAATATGCTGCACTCCCGCGGCTTCCTCGCCGAAGTGTTCGGTATTCTGGCGCGCCATAACATCTCCGTCGATTTGATCACCACCTCCGAAGTGAGCGTGGCCCTGACCATGGACACCACCGGCTCAACCTCTGCGGGCGATACCCTGCTGACCCAGGCGCTGCTGACCGAGCTCTCCTCGCTGTGTCGCGTGGAAGTGGAGGAAGACCTGGCGCTGGTGGCCCTGATTGGCAATGAGCTGTCGAAAGCCTGCGGCGTAGGCAAAGAGGTCTTTGGCGTCCTCGAGCCGTTTAACATCCGCATGATTTGCTATGGCGCCTCCAGCCACAACCTCTGCTTCCTGGTGCCTGGCGCCGATGCGGAGAAAGTTGTGCAGAAGCTGCATCATAATTTGTTTGAATAA
- a CDS encoding GNAT family N-acetyltransferase: protein MLKIRTALAEDAALLNEMGNASYRHHFAHHWHNADELAHYLQQEYSLASLQRSLTDSQCCWLIAEAPHPVGFAKYTCCQALSAEGPSGTLLHKLYLLPGETGHRYGEQIFHAVETRAKTAGESWLWLEVLADNPAARRFYQRQGMQHVKDVTFHSASQQSTLHILAKPI from the coding sequence ATGCTAAAAATTCGTACCGCACTGGCAGAGGATGCGGCTTTGCTCAACGAAATGGGTAATGCCAGCTATCGCCATCACTTTGCTCACCACTGGCATAACGCCGATGAGCTGGCGCATTACCTGCAACAAGAGTATTCCCTGGCCTCTTTGCAACGTAGCCTGACCGATTCGCAGTGCTGTTGGTTGATTGCTGAAGCCCCCCACCCTGTCGGCTTTGCTAAGTACACCTGTTGTCAGGCGTTGAGTGCCGAAGGTCCGTCCGGCACGCTGCTGCACAAGCTCTATCTGCTGCCGGGTGAGACCGGCCACCGCTACGGCGAGCAGATATTTCACGCCGTCGAGACGCGAGCAAAAACGGCCGGTGAAAGCTGGCTGTGGCTGGAGGTACTCGCTGATAATCCCGCCGCGCGCCGTTTTTACCAACGCCAGGGGATGCAGCACGTGAAAGATGTCACCTTTCATTCCGCCAGCCAGCAAAGCACCTTACATATTCTGGCCAAACCAATCTGA
- the malF gene encoding maltose ABC transporter permease MalF: MDAVKKRHWWQSPQLTWSVIGLLCLLVGYLVVLMYAQGEYLFAIMTLILSSVGLYIFANRKAYAWRYVYPGLAGMGLFVLFPLICTIAIAFTNYSSTNQLTFERAQQVLIDRSFQAGKAYNFTLIPAGDDWKLALIDGESGKNYLSDAFKFGGEQKLTLKETDALPEGERANLRVITQNRTALNQLTAVLPDDSKVIMSSLRQFSGTQPLYTLGEDGVLTNNQTHVKYRPNNDVGFYQSINADGSWGNEKLSPGYTVTIGWDNFTRVFHDEGIQKPFFAIFVWTVVFSVLTVVLTVAVGMILACLVQWEALKGKAIYRVLLILPYAVPSFISILIFKGLFNQSFGEINMMLSTLFGIKPAWFSDPTTARTMIIIVNTWLGYPYMMILCMGLLKAIPDDLYEASAMDGAGPFQNFFKITFPLLIKPLTPLMIASFAFNFNNFVLIQLLTNGGPDRLGTTTPAGYTDLLVSYTYRIAFEGGGGQDFGLAAAIATLIFLLVGALAIVNLKATRMKFD, translated from the coding sequence ATGGATGCCGTTAAAAAGAGACACTGGTGGCAAAGTCCGCAACTCACATGGTCTGTGATTGGCTTACTGTGCCTGCTGGTGGGTTACCTTGTTGTTTTGATGTACGCCCAGGGGGAGTACCTGTTCGCCATCATGACGCTGATTTTAAGCTCAGTTGGCCTGTATATTTTCGCTAATCGCAAGGCGTATGCCTGGCGCTATGTCTATCCCGGCCTCGCCGGTATGGGCCTGTTTGTCCTGTTTCCGCTGATTTGTACTATCGCTATCGCGTTTACCAACTACAGCAGCACCAACCAGCTGACCTTTGAGCGCGCACAGCAAGTGCTGATAGATCGCTCCTTCCAGGCTGGCAAAGCCTATAATTTCACGCTGATCCCGGCGGGTGACGACTGGAAACTGGCGCTGATCGACGGCGAAAGCGGTAAAAATTACCTTTCTGACGCCTTTAAATTCGGCGGTGAGCAGAAGCTGACGTTAAAAGAAACCGACGCCCTGCCGGAAGGCGAGCGCGCCAACCTGCGCGTGATTACCCAGAATCGCACCGCGCTGAACCAGCTGACCGCGGTGTTGCCTGATGACAGCAAAGTCATCATGAGTTCGCTGCGCCAGTTCTCCGGTACCCAGCCGCTGTATACGCTGGGCGAAGATGGGGTACTGACCAACAATCAGACCCACGTCAAATACCGTCCGAACAACGATGTCGGCTTCTACCAGTCAATTAACGCCGACGGTAGCTGGGGCAATGAGAAGCTGAGTCCGGGCTACACTGTGACTATCGGCTGGGACAACTTTACCCGCGTCTTCCACGATGAAGGCATTCAGAAACCGTTCTTCGCGATTTTCGTCTGGACGGTGGTGTTCTCGGTCCTGACCGTAGTGCTGACCGTGGCAGTGGGGATGATCCTCGCCTGCCTGGTACAATGGGAAGCGCTGAAAGGCAAAGCGATTTATCGCGTCCTGCTGATTCTGCCGTACGCCGTACCGTCGTTTATTTCGATTCTGATTTTCAAAGGGCTGTTCAACCAGAGCTTTGGTGAAATCAACATGATGCTCAGCACCCTGTTCGGCATTAAGCCGGCCTGGTTTAGCGACCCGACCACCGCGCGCACCATGATCATCATCGTCAACACCTGGCTGGGCTACCCGTACATGATGATCCTGTGCATGGGGCTGCTGAAGGCGATTCCGGACGATCTGTACGAAGCGTCGGCAATGGATGGCGCCGGCCCGTTCCAGAACTTCTTTAAAATTACCTTCCCGCTGCTGATTAAGCCGCTGACGCCGCTGATGATCGCCAGCTTTGCCTTTAACTTTAACAACTTCGTCCTGATTCAGTTGTTGACCAACGGTGGTCCGGACCGTCTCGGCACCACCACCCCGGCCGGTTATACCGACCTGCTGGTGAGCTACACCTATCGCATCGCCTTTGAAGGCGGCGGCGGTCAGGACTTCGGCCTGGCGGCGGCTATCGCAACGCTTATCTTCCTGCTGGTTGGCGCGTTAGCGATTGTGAATCTGAAAGCCACGCGCATGAAGTTTGATTAA
- a CDS encoding sugar-binding transcriptional regulator, which produces MENSDDIRLIVKIAQLYYEQDMTQAQIARELGIYRTTISRLLKRGREQGIVTIAINYDYNENLWLEQQLKQKFGLKEAVVASSDGLLEEEQLSAMGQHGALLVDRLLEPGDIIGFSWGRAVRSLVENLPQASHSRQVICVPIIGGPSGKLESRYHVNTLTYGAAARLKAESHLADFPALLDNPLIRNGIMQSQHFKTISSYWDSLDVALVGIGSPAIRDGANWHAFYGSEESDDLNARHVAGDICSRFYDINGGLVDTNMSEKTLSIEMAKLRQARYSIGIAMGQEKYSGILGALHGRYINCLVTNRETAELLLK; this is translated from the coding sequence ATGGAAAATAGCGATGATATCCGGTTGATTGTCAAAATCGCCCAGCTCTATTACGAGCAGGATATGACCCAGGCGCAAATCGCTCGCGAGCTGGGGATCTATCGCACCACCATTAGTCGCCTGCTGAAGCGCGGCCGCGAGCAGGGCATTGTCACCATTGCCATCAACTATGACTACAACGAGAACCTGTGGCTCGAACAACAGCTCAAGCAAAAATTTGGTCTGAAAGAGGCGGTGGTTGCCAGTAGCGATGGGCTGCTGGAAGAAGAACAGCTGAGCGCGATGGGCCAGCATGGCGCCCTGCTTGTCGATCGGTTGCTGGAACCCGGCGATATTATCGGTTTTTCATGGGGCCGCGCCGTGCGTTCGCTGGTGGAGAACCTGCCGCAGGCCAGCCACTCACGCCAGGTGATCTGCGTCCCCATCATCGGCGGGCCTTCCGGTAAACTGGAGAGCCGCTACCATGTGAACACGTTAACCTACGGTGCGGCAGCCAGGCTGAAAGCGGAATCCCACCTTGCCGATTTTCCAGCCCTGCTGGATAACCCGCTGATCCGCAACGGCATCATGCAGTCCCAGCACTTTAAAACCATCTCATCCTACTGGGACAGTCTGGATGTCGCGCTGGTGGGTATTGGTTCACCGGCCATTCGCGACGGCGCAAACTGGCACGCCTTCTACGGCAGCGAAGAGAGCGACGATCTCAACGCCCGCCACGTCGCCGGGGATATCTGCTCGCGTTTCTACGATATTAACGGCGGGTTAGTCGATACCAATATGAGCGAAAAAACGCTGTCGATCGAAATGGCGAAGCTGCGCCAGGCGCGTTATTCCATCGGCATCGCCATGGGGCAAGAGAAATACTCGGGCATTCTTGGCGCATTGCACGGACGCTATATTAATTGTCTGGTGACAAACAGAGAAACAGCTGAATTATTACTGAAATAA
- a CDS encoding DUF3811 domain-containing protein, translated as MALPRITQKEMTEREQRELKTLLDRARIAHGRPLSNAETNSVKKEYIDKLMAQREAEAKKARQVRKQQAYKTDKEATFSWSANTPTRGRR; from the coding sequence ATGGCACTCCCCCGTATTACACAAAAAGAGATGACCGAGCGCGAACAGCGCGAATTGAAAACGCTGCTTGACCGCGCGCGTATTGCGCATGGCCGCCCGCTGAGCAATGCGGAAACGAACAGCGTGAAAAAGGAATATATCGATAAGCTGATGGCGCAGCGTGAAGCGGAAGCGAAGAAAGCCCGCCAGGTGAGAAAACAGCAGGCTTACAAAACGGACAAGGAAGCGACCTTTTCCTGGTCGGCGAATACGCCGACCCGCGGCAGGCGTTAA
- the psiE gene encoding phosphate-starvation-inducible protein PsiE: protein MSSVYRPLVNFIATAMQTVLNLGLLCLGIILIVFLGKETLHLADVLFTPEPTSKYRLVEGLVVYFLYFEFIALIVKYFQSGFHFPLRYFVYIGITAIVRLIIIDHESPLAVLIYSAAILILVITLWLCNSNRLKRE, encoded by the coding sequence ATGTCGTCGGTTTATCGCCCTCTGGTGAATTTTATCGCCACTGCGATGCAAACGGTTTTAAATCTTGGGCTGTTGTGTCTGGGGATTATTTTGATCGTCTTCCTCGGTAAAGAGACGCTGCATCTGGCCGATGTCCTCTTTACCCCGGAGCCAACCAGTAAATACCGGCTGGTGGAAGGTCTGGTGGTTTACTTCCTCTACTTCGAGTTTATCGCGCTGATCGTCAAGTATTTTCAGTCGGGGTTCCACTTTCCGCTGCGCTATTTCGTCTATATCGGTATCACCGCGATTGTGCGTCTGATCATCATCGATCATGAATCGCCGCTGGCGGTGCTCATTTACTCCGCGGCGATCCTGATCCTGGTGATTACGCTCTGGCTGTGTAACTCCAATCGCCTGAAACGCGAATAA
- the panS gene encoding ketopantoate/pantoate/pantothenate transporter PanS yields the protein MLATLTRLFPLWALLLSVLAYYTPTTFTPIGPWVTTLLMLIMFGMGVHLKLEDFKRVLSRPAPVAAGIFLHYLVMPLAAWLLALLFHMPPELSAGMVLVGSVASGTASNVMIFLAKGDVALSVTISSVSTLVGVVATPLLTRLYVDAHIQVDVMGMLLSILQIVVIPIALGLIVHHLLPKVVKAVEPFLPAFSMVCILAIISAVVAGSAAHIASVGLVVIIAVILHNTIGLLGGYWGGRLFGFDESTCRTLAIEVGMQNSGLAAALGKIYFGPLAALPGALFSVWHNLSGSLLAGYWSGKPIAKKADKR from the coding sequence ATGCTCGCAACTTTGACGCGGCTGTTCCCGTTATGGGCACTGCTGCTCTCCGTTCTGGCCTATTACACCCCCACCACCTTCACCCCGATTGGCCCATGGGTCACCACCCTGCTGATGCTGATCATGTTCGGTATGGGCGTCCATCTGAAGCTGGAAGATTTCAAACGCGTCCTGTCGCGCCCGGCGCCGGTCGCTGCGGGGATCTTTCTCCATTATCTGGTGATGCCGCTCGCCGCCTGGCTGCTGGCGCTGCTGTTTCATATGCCGCCGGAGCTTTCCGCCGGGATGGTGCTGGTCGGCAGCGTCGCCAGCGGAACCGCCTCCAACGTCATGATCTTTCTGGCAAAAGGGGATGTGGCGCTGTCGGTAACCATCTCCTCAGTTTCCACGCTGGTTGGCGTGGTCGCGACACCGCTGCTCACCCGTCTGTACGTCGACGCGCATATTCAGGTCGACGTCATGGGCATGTTGCTCAGCATTCTGCAGATTGTGGTCATCCCCATCGCGCTGGGACTGATTGTCCATCATCTGCTGCCGAAGGTGGTGAAAGCGGTGGAGCCGTTCCTGCCCGCCTTCTCGATGGTGTGCATTCTGGCGATCATCAGCGCGGTGGTGGCGGGTTCCGCCGCCCATATTGCCTCCGTCGGCCTGGTGGTGATTATCGCGGTGATCCTGCATAACACTATTGGTCTGCTTGGCGGGTACTGGGGCGGACGTCTGTTTGGTTTTGATGAATCCACCTGCCGTACGCTGGCGATCGAGGTGGGGATGCAGAACTCCGGCCTGGCGGCCGCGCTGGGTAAAATTTACTTCGGCCCGCTGGCGGCGCTGCCGGGCGCGCTGTTCTCCGTCTGGCATAACCTGTCCGGTTCGCTGCTGGCCGGGTACTGGTCAGGAAAGCCCATCGCCAAAAAAGCCGACAAGCGCTGA
- the malG gene encoding maltose ABC transporter permease MalG: MAMVQPKSQKLRLFTTHLLLLIFIAAIMFPLLMVIAISLREGNFATGSLIPETISWEHWRLALGFSVEHADGRVTPPPFPVLLWLWNSIKVAGITAIGIVALSTTCAYAFARMRFPGKATLLKGMLIFQMFPAVLSLVALYALFDRLGQYIPFVGLNTHGGVIFAYMGGIALHVWTIKGYFETIDGSLEEAAALDGATPWQAFRLVLLPLSVPILAVVFILSFIAAITEVPVASLLLRDVNSYTLAVGMQQYLNPQNYLWGDFAAAAVLSAIPITVVFLLAQRWLVNGLTAGGVKG, from the coding sequence ATGGCTATGGTCCAACCCAAATCTCAAAAGCTGCGTCTCTTTACCACGCATCTTCTGTTACTGATTTTCATCGCCGCGATTATGTTTCCGCTGCTGATGGTTATCGCTATCTCGCTGCGCGAAGGCAACTTCGCCACCGGCAGCCTGATCCCGGAGACCATCTCCTGGGAACACTGGCGCCTGGCGTTAGGCTTCAGCGTGGAGCATGCGGATGGCCGCGTCACGCCGCCGCCGTTCCCGGTGCTACTGTGGCTGTGGAACTCGATTAAGGTCGCCGGGATCACCGCGATCGGTATCGTCGCCCTCTCCACCACCTGCGCTTACGCTTTCGCCCGTATGCGCTTCCCGGGGAAAGCGACCCTGCTGAAAGGGATGCTGATTTTCCAGATGTTCCCGGCAGTGCTGTCGCTGGTAGCCCTGTACGCGTTGTTTGACCGCCTGGGCCAGTACATCCCGTTTGTCGGCCTTAACACCCACGGCGGCGTGATCTTCGCTTATATGGGCGGTATCGCGCTGCACGTCTGGACGATTAAAGGCTACTTCGAAACCATCGATGGTTCGCTGGAAGAAGCGGCGGCGCTGGATGGCGCGACCCCATGGCAGGCCTTCCGCCTCGTGCTGCTGCCGCTGTCGGTGCCGATTCTGGCGGTGGTGTTTATTCTGTCGTTCATCGCAGCCATCACCGAAGTGCCCGTCGCCTCGCTGCTGCTGCGCGATGTGAACAGCTATACCCTGGCGGTAGGTATGCAACAGTATCTCAACCCGCAGAACTATCTGTGGGGCGACTTCGCCGCCGCGGCGGTGCTCTCCGCCATCCCGATCACGGTGGTCTTCCTGCTGGCGCAGCGCTGGCTGGTTAACGGCCTGACGGCGGGCGGGGTGAAAGGTTAA
- the pgi gene encoding glucose-6-phosphate isomerase gives MKNINPTQTSAWQALQKHFDEMKDVTISELFAKDSDRFSKFSATFDDLMLVDFSKNRITEETLAKLQDLAKETDLAGAIKSMFSGEKINRTEDRAVLHVALRNRSNTPIVVDGKDVMPEVNAVLEKMKTFSEAIISGSWKGYTGKPITDVVNIGIGGSDLGPFMVTEALRPYKNHLNMHFVSNVDGTHIAEVLKNVNPETTLFLVASKTFTTQETMTNAHSARDWFLATAGDDKHVAKHFAALSTNAKAVGEFGIDTANMFEFWDWVGGRYSLWSAIGLSIILSVGFDNFVELLSGAHAMDKHFSTTPAEKNLPVLLALIGIWYNNFFGAETEAILPYDQYMHRFAAYFQQGNMESNGKYVDRNGHAVDYQTGPIIWGEPGTNGQHAFYQLIHQGTKMVPCDFIAPAITHNPLSDHHPKLLSNFFAQTEALAFGKSREVVEQEYRDQGKDPATLEHVVPFKVFEGNRPTNSILLREITPFSLGALIALYEHKIFTQGAILNIFTFDQWGVELGKQLANRILPELKDGSEVSSHDSSTNGLINRYKAWRA, from the coding sequence ATGAAAAACATCAACCCAACGCAGACCTCTGCCTGGCAGGCATTACAGAAACACTTCGACGAAATGAAAGATGTCACTATCAGCGAGCTGTTCGCTAAAGATAGCGACCGTTTTTCCAAGTTTTCCGCGACGTTCGACGATCTGATGCTGGTGGATTTCTCCAAAAACCGCATCACCGAAGAGACGCTGGCTAAACTGCAGGACCTGGCGAAAGAGACTGACCTGGCAGGCGCCATTAAATCGATGTTCTCTGGCGAGAAGATCAACCGTACGGAAGACCGTGCGGTACTGCACGTCGCGCTGCGCAACCGCAGCAATACGCCGATTGTGGTTGATGGTAAAGATGTGATGCCGGAAGTGAACGCCGTGCTGGAGAAGATGAAAACCTTCTCCGAAGCGATTATCTCCGGTAGCTGGAAAGGCTATACCGGCAAACCGATCACCGACGTGGTGAATATCGGTATCGGCGGCTCCGATCTTGGTCCGTTTATGGTGACCGAAGCGCTGCGTCCGTACAAAAACCACCTCAACATGCACTTTGTCTCTAACGTCGATGGCACCCACATCGCCGAAGTGCTGAAGAACGTCAACCCGGAAACCACCCTGTTCCTGGTGGCGTCCAAGACTTTCACCACTCAGGAGACCATGACCAACGCCCACAGCGCGCGCGACTGGTTCCTGGCGACCGCGGGCGACGACAAGCACGTGGCAAAACACTTCGCCGCGCTCTCCACCAACGCGAAAGCGGTTGGCGAATTCGGTATCGACACCGCCAACATGTTCGAATTCTGGGACTGGGTGGGTGGCCGTTACTCCCTGTGGTCAGCGATTGGCCTGTCCATTATTCTCTCCGTGGGCTTCGACAACTTCGTTGAGCTGCTGTCCGGCGCGCATGCAATGGATAAGCACTTCTCCACCACCCCGGCGGAAAAAAACCTGCCGGTACTGCTGGCGCTGATCGGTATCTGGTACAACAACTTCTTCGGTGCAGAAACCGAAGCGATTCTGCCGTACGACCAGTACATGCACCGCTTTGCCGCTTACTTCCAGCAGGGCAACATGGAGTCCAACGGTAAGTATGTTGATCGTAACGGCCACGCGGTGGACTACCAGACTGGCCCGATCATCTGGGGCGAGCCGGGCACCAACGGCCAGCACGCGTTCTATCAGCTGATCCACCAGGGGACCAAAATGGTACCGTGCGATTTCATCGCTCCGGCTATCACCCACAACCCGCTGTCCGACCATCATCCGAAGCTACTGTCCAACTTCTTCGCCCAGACCGAGGCCCTGGCCTTCGGTAAATCCCGTGAAGTGGTCGAGCAGGAATATCGCGATCAGGGTAAAGATCCGGCGACTCTGGAGCACGTGGTGCCGTTCAAAGTGTTCGAAGGCAACCGCCCGACCAACTCCATCCTGCTGCGTGAGATCACCCCGTTCAGCCTCGGGGCGCTGATTGCCCTGTACGAGCACAAAATCTTCACCCAGGGCGCGATCCTCAACATCTTCACCTTTGACCAGTGGGGCGTTGAGCTCGGCAAACAGCTGGCTAACCGCATCCTGCCGGAGCTGAAAGACGGCAGCGAAGTTAGCAGCCACGACAGCTCTACTAACGGCCTGATTAACCGTTATAAAGCCTGGCGCGCATAA
- the rluF gene encoding 23S rRNA pseudouridine(2604) synthase RluF produces the protein MLPDSSTRLNKYISESGICSRREADRFIEQGNVFINGKRATIGDQVKPGDLVKVNGRLIEPREADDLVLIALNKPVGIVSTTEDGERDNIVDFVNHSKRIFPIGRLDKDSQGLIFLTNHGDLVNKILRAGNDHEKEYLVTVDKPVTDEFIRGMGAGVPILGTVTKKCKVKKEAPFVFRITLVQGLNRQIRRMCEHFGYEVTKLERTRIMNVSLTGIPLGEWRDLTDDELIDLFKLIENSSSEAKPKARPKAKAATPGIKRPVVKMENSNDKGRPAGNGKRFTQPGRKKKGR, from the coding sequence ATGCTGCCCGACTCATCAACCCGATTAAATAAATACATCAGTGAAAGCGGCATCTGCTCGCGTCGCGAAGCGGACCGCTTTATTGAACAAGGCAACGTCTTTATCAATGGCAAGCGCGCCACTATTGGCGATCAGGTGAAGCCTGGTGACCTGGTCAAAGTGAACGGACGGTTGATTGAGCCGCGTGAAGCGGATGATCTGGTGCTGATTGCGCTGAATAAGCCGGTCGGTATTGTGAGCACCACCGAAGATGGCGAGCGTGACAACATTGTCGACTTCGTCAACCACAGCAAGCGTATCTTCCCTATCGGCCGTCTGGATAAAGATTCTCAGGGGCTGATCTTCCTCACCAACCACGGCGATCTGGTGAACAAGATCCTGCGCGCCGGCAACGACCATGAAAAAGAGTATCTGGTGACGGTCGATAAGCCGGTGACTGATGAGTTTATTCGCGGCATGGGCGCAGGGGTGCCGATTCTCGGGACGGTGACGAAAAAATGTAAGGTGAAGAAAGAGGCGCCGTTCGTTTTCCGCATCACTCTGGTGCAGGGGCTGAATCGCCAGATCCGGCGTATGTGCGAGCACTTTGGCTATGAAGTGACGAAGCTTGAGCGTACGCGGATCATGAACGTGAGCCTGACGGGGATCCCCTTGGGTGAATGGCGTGATCTAACCGATGACGAGCTGATCGACCTGTTCAAGCTGATTGAAAATTCCTCTTCCGAAGCGAAGCCGAAAGCCAGGCCGAAGGCCAAAGCGGCGACTCCCGGGATCAAGCGCCCGGTGGTGAAGATGGAAAATAGCAACGATAAGGGTCGCCCGGCTGGTAACGGGAAACGTTTCACCCAGCCGGGACGTAAAAAGAAAGGGCGTTAA
- a CDS encoding helix-turn-helix domain-containing protein encodes MNRKSVDGIRHVTSEESNIFSELGFDDADAEQLRGQAEKEVEQLIALKRQLMQEIAEWIDEHQLKQADAAAKLSISRPRISDVVNQKTSKFTLDALVMMLMKLGKPVRLQIG; translated from the coding sequence ATGAATCGTAAGAGTGTGGATGGTATCCGTCATGTGACCTCTGAAGAGAGCAATATATTCAGTGAACTGGGCTTTGATGATGCTGACGCAGAGCAGCTTCGGGGACAAGCGGAAAAAGAAGTTGAGCAGTTGATAGCGCTTAAACGACAGTTAATGCAGGAAATCGCTGAGTGGATAGATGAACATCAATTGAAGCAGGCCGATGCTGCCGCGAAGTTGAGCATTTCGCGCCCGCGTATTTCAGATGTGGTCAACCAGAAAACCAGTAAGTTTACCCTGGATGCGTTAGTCATGATGTTAATGAAGTTAGGTAAACCAGTACGTTTGCAGATTGGATAA
- a CDS encoding acyltransferase, giving the protein MHTLRETAIRNVTSGENVVIYQPANLYDCILGDNVFVGPFVEIQGNTRIGANSKIQSHTFICEYVTIGQRCFIGHGVMFANDLFRDGKPNADRASWGRIEIGDDVSIGSGATILAVSICDGVVIGAGSVVTKSITEKGVWAGNPARLLRRL; this is encoded by the coding sequence ATGCATACCCTTCGGGAAACGGCGATCCGCAACGTCACCAGCGGCGAAAACGTGGTGATCTACCAGCCCGCCAACCTCTACGACTGTATCCTTGGCGATAACGTGTTCGTCGGGCCATTCGTTGAGATCCAGGGCAATACCCGCATCGGCGCAAACAGTAAAATTCAATCCCACACCTTTATCTGCGAGTACGTCACCATCGGCCAGCGCTGCTTTATCGGTCACGGCGTGATGTTTGCCAACGACCTTTTCCGCGATGGCAAACCAAACGCCGACCGCGCCAGCTGGGGGCGGATCGAGATTGGCGATGACGTGTCGATCGGCAGCGGCGCCACGATTCTGGCCGTCAGCATCTGCGATGGGGTGGTGATTGGCGCGGGCAGTGTGGTCACAAAGTCCATTACCGAGAAAGGGGTGTGGGCAGGGAATCCGGCAAGGCTGTTGCGGCGGCTATAA